CCTTTTTCAGGATCGGCACGTTGACCCGCAGGATCTGTACCACCTGGAAGATCACCACCAGGGCGATCACCGCGTAGCAGATCAGCGCGCCGGTGGCGCCCAGGTAGCCCAGCCCCTCGATGCGCCAGACCAGGATGCCGAGCACGCCGACCATGGGAATGGTCCAGATGATCAGCTTGATCATGTCGGCCCAGGTGCTGACTTCCAGCGCGCTGGCCTTGTGTGGCTTGCGGTGCACGGTGCCGGCCGGACCGTCGGTGAGGGCGAACCAGTAGTACACACCGTAGACGGCCATGATGATCGCCGAGCTGGCGATCGCCCAGCGCCAGCCTTCCGGACCACCGAAGGCATGGATGGCGATGGCCGGCAGGCTCATGGCGGCGGCGGCGGAACCGAAGTTGCCCCAACCGGCGTAGAAGCCTTCGGCGAAACCGATGTCCTTGGGCTTGAACCACATGGCGGTCATGTGGATGCCGACCACGAAGCTGGCGCCGATGGAGCTGAGGATCAGCCGCGACACCAGCAGCTGGGTGCGGCTGTCACCAAAGGCGAAGAACAGCGCGGGCGCCGCCATCACCACCAGCAGTACCGAGAACACCCGGCGCGGGCCCCAGTGGTCGAGTGCCATGCCGACCAGGATGCGCGCCGGGATGGTCAGCGCCACGTTGGCGATGGCGAACAGCTTGAGGTCTTCGGGCGTCAGCCAGTTCACGCTTTTCAGCATGCTCGAGGCCAGCGGCGCCATGCCGAACCAGACGAAGAAACAGATGTAGAAGGCGATCCAGGTCAGGTGCAGGGCCCGGATCTCGGGGCGCTTCCATTCGAACAGCGTAGAAACTCTCATGATGAGCTCCTCACTCAGGGGCAGGCTTGAATCAGGACCGGGCAAGGCGCCCGGCGGGCCAGGAAGGCGCTGACGCTGCCGAAGGTCATGTAGTCGAGTTCGTCGACCAGGAGATTCAGCGAGCGGGAGATGAAGCCGCCGTCCGGTTCGTTGGAATGCCGCGCGATGACCAGCAGGTCGGGCTTCTTGTGCTCGGCGGCCTTGAGAATCATCTTGCGGGCGTCGCCTTCGGCGAGCATCACGTCGACATCGAGGCCGAAGGCGCTGACCTTGGCCGCCGCCTCCTGCAGGAAGGCCTGGAATTCGCGACGCTCGCGCTCGTACAGCTCGACCGCCGAATCGCTGGTGTCGCGGGTTTCTTCCACCACGCCGATCAGCATGATCAGCGGCTTCAACAGACCGAACATCTCGAGCGTGGCGTCCAGGGCTTTGCGGGCGTTACGCGAGTTGTCGTAGGCAATCATGATGTTCATGGCAGCTCTCCGGACTCAGGGGTTCTTCACGTAGGCGTTGGGGCGCAGGTAGAACCACCAGTTGAGGATCAGGCACAGCGCGTAGAACACCGCGAAGCCGTACATGGCCACTTCCGGGGTGCCGGCCTTGACCTGTTCGCCGATCACGATCGGCGCGACGAAGGAGCCGTAGGCGGCGACAGCGGAGGTCCAGCCGAGTACCGGGCCGGCCTTCTCGCGGTCGTAGATCACGCCGATGGTGCGGAAGGTCGAGCCGTTGCCGATGCCGCTGGCGGCGAACAGCACCAGGAACAGCACCAGGAAGAGGAAGAAGTACTCCTCGGGCTGGGCCGAGCCGTAGGCCTGGTGCATCACATAGCCGGCGGCGACCGAGGCGATGACCATCACCACCGAGATCACCTGGGTGACGATGGAGCCGCCGACCTTGTCGGAGATCCAGCCGCCCAGCGGACGGATCAGGGCGCCGATGAAGGGGCCGATCCAGGCGTAGGTCAGCGCACTCGGCGCGTTGGGGTTGGCGACGCGGGTCACCACACCGTCGGCACCGACTTCGTTGATGAAGCCGAAGATCACCGTGATCGACAGCGGCAGTGCCATGGAGAAGCCGATGAAGGAGCCGAAGGTCAGGATGTAGAGAATGCTCATCGACCAGGTGTGCTTGTCGCGGAAGATCGCGAACTGGCGCTTGATGTTCGGGCTGATGCTGCCCGGCAGCAGGCGCAGCATGCCGAGCGTCGCGCCGATGGTCAGCAGCATCACGCCCCACATGTTCAGCACACCGAGGCCGGTCGGCGCAGGCAGGTAGAGGTACAGACCGACCGCGGCGGCGGCGAAGGCCACGGCATAGAGGCCGAGGATCTTGCCGAAGGCGTTCAGCGGGTAGCCTGGGGTCGGCGAGATCACCAGCAGGTTGTTCATGCCGAACCAGCCGGCAAAGGCCAGCGGCACCAGGAACAACAGCCAGACCCAACCGGCGTTCTGGATCCAGGTGTCGGTGCCGGCAGCGATCTTGCCGATCAGCGTGCCGCTGTCCTTGATCAGCTCCATCGGCGCGCCAGCCGCCGCACCGAACACCCCGGCGGTCATCACCAGCGGAATCAGGATCTGCATGGTGGTCACGCCGAAGTTGCCCAGGCCCGCGTTCAGGCCCAGTGCCAGGCCTTGCTGGTTCTTCGGGAAGAAGGTGCTGATGTTGCTCATCGAGCAGGCGAAATTGCCGCCGCCGATGCCGGAGAGAAAGGCCAGCAGCTGGAATACCCACAGCGGCGTGTCCTGGCTCTGCAGGGCGAAGCCGGCACCGGCCGCCGGGATCATCAGCAGCGCGGTGGTGAGGAAGATGGTGTTGCGCCCACCGGCGATGCGAATCATGAACGATGCCGGGATGCGCAGGGTGGCGCCGGTGAGACCGGCGATGGCGGTCAGGGTGAACAGCTCGGCCGGCGCGAAGGGAAAGCCCAGGTTGAGCATCTGCACCGTGACGATGCCCCACATCAGCCAGATGGCGAAGCCCATCAGCAGGCTCGGGATGGATATCCACAGATTGCGATTGGCGACCCGCTTGCCAGTGGTGTCCCAGAAGATCTGGTCCTCCACGTCCCACTTTTCGATATTGCTCATGGTCGATCCTCTTGGCGCCAGGGCCCCGCTGGCATACGCAGCGGGATCAGGAATGGCTCGCACGCTAAGCGGGACGGATCGATCGGAATTTGACTGAGATCAATACACTTCTAATGGCATTTTGCTTGACGCGCCGTTTCTACCTCCAACGGGGTACTCCGTATTCATTGAAATAAATTCAACAATATCAATTGGTTAACTTTAGCCATCGCCCTCGACCAGGAAGCGTCGATTGGGCCCGAATGCAATGGGAGTACTTCCCACACCATGGCCAGCGCCGATGACAGAGCGCAGAATGAGCCACCGCCAGAGCGATGATCCGACCATGTCCCCAACCGAAAGCGAGCAGCTCTCCACCCGCCATTCGATCGTGTTCAACACCCTGGTGGCGTTCGTGGTCATCATCGGTTTTTCGCTGATCAGCATGCTCGCCAGCCTGTACCTGGCCGATGCCCTGGAAGGCGACGCCGAAGCGATCAACCAGGCCGGCAGCCTGCGCATGCAGGCCTATCGCCTGGCGTTCACCGCCGAGCAGGGCCCGCAGGCCGTGCTCGAAGAACGCATCGTCACGCTCGAACGCACCCTGCTTTCCGCCTCCCTGCGCTCGGCCCTGCACCGCCACGGCGCGACCGAACTGCCCGCGCTGCATGCCGGTGTGCTGCGCCACTGGCAGCAGCGCATGCGCCCACTGCTGGACACGCAGCCGCCGCGGCTGGAGGAGTATCGCCAGGAAGCCCCGGAGTTCGTCAGCGAGCTGAATGTCTTCGTGCGGACGCTGCAGGAGGCCTCCGAAGGCAAGCTCGGCGTGATCCGCGCGCTACAGGCCGGGACGCTGTTCGTCATCGTGCTGATCGCCTTCGTGCTGATCTACGGCCTGCACAACAACCTGGCGACACCGCTGCGCAGCCTGACCAAGATGGCCCGCGACATCGGCAAGGGCGACTTCAGCGGCCAGGTGCAGATTCCCGGCGACACCGAACTGAGTCTGCTGGCCCGCACGCTCAACCAGATGAGCCAGGAACTGGCCAGCCTCTACGCGGAAATGGAGCAGAAGGTCGATGACAAGACCGCCGCGCTGACCCGCAGCAATGCCACCTTGCAACTGCTGTTCAACAGCGCGCGCATGCTCTACAGCCAACCCGACGACCCGAGCCAGATGATGGGCTCGCTGCTGAACAAGGTGCAGCAGATCCTCGGCACCGGCTCCATCACGCTGTGCCTGAACCGCTCGGCAGCCGCCGGCAGCCACACCGCCATGACTTCCCGCAGCCTGCAACCGCCGGAGTACTGCCAGCTGCCGCAATGCGGCAGCTGTCCGGTCAACCAGTCGGGGCGGCTACCCAGTGGCGAAGAACTGATGACCTTCGAGTTGCGCTCCGGCCATGACGATCTCGGCTCGCTACGCGTCGCCTATCCCGCCGGCGATACGCTGGCCTCCTGGCAGACCCTGCTGCTGACCACCTTGGCCGACCTCTTCGCCGCCTCGCTGAGCCTCGCGCAGCTGGGCCAGAAACAGGCGCGCCTGGCGCTCATGGAGGAGCGCGCGGTGATCGCCCGCGAGCTGCACGATTCCCTGGCGCAGGCGTTGTCCGCGCAGAAGCTGCAGCTGGCCCGTCTAAAACGCCTGATGCAGAAGGAAAGCAGCCAGGCGCAGTTGGACGACAGCGTGCAGCAGATCGACCAGGGCCTGAACGCGGCCTACCGCCAGCTGCGCGAACTGCTGACGACCTTCCGCATCAAGGTCAACGAACCCGGGCTACGACCGGCGGTGCAGGCGACCATCGAGGAGTTCGGCGCCAACTCCGGCCTGCAGATCCTGAGCGACTACCGTCTCGACCACTGCCCGCTAACGCCCAACGAGGAAGTGCACTGCCTGCAGATCATCCGCGAGGCGCTGAGCAACGTGGTCAAGCACGCCGAGGCCGACCGCTGCTGGCTGAGCCTGACCCAGGACGGCAACGGCACCATTCGCGTCAGGATCGAGGACGACGGCATCGGCATCCGCCCCGAAGAGCAACGCGCCGGCCACTACGGCCTGATCATCCTGCACGAACGCGCCAGCAGCCTGAACGGCAGCATCAGCATCGGCCTGCGTCCCGGCGGCGGCACCCTGGTCCACCTGCGCTTCCCGCCCGCCTATCGCCACATCCCCCTTACACAGGAGCCTGTCACGCATGAACGAAGGGACAACCACACGAATCCTGCTGGTCGACGACCATCCCATGATGCGTCGGGGCCTGCGTGACCTGCTGGAGCTGGAAGACGACCTGGAGATGGTCGGCGAGGCCGGCAACGGCGAGGACGCCATCCGCCTGGCCCAGGCGGTCGAGCCCGATCTGATCCTGATGGACCTGAACATGCCGGGCATCGACGGGCTGGAGACCACGCGGCGCATGCGCGACGCGGACATCGATGCACGGATCATCATGTTCACCGTTTCCGACGAGCAGAGCCATGTCCTCGAGGCGCTGCGCAACGGCGCCGACGGCTACCTGCTCAAGGACATGGACGCCGAACAGCTGATCGAGCAGATCCGCATCGCTGCCACCGGTCGCATGGCCCTCAGCCCCGAGCTGACCCAGGTGCTCGCCGAGGCCATCCGGGTGCGTCCCAAGCCCACCGGCCAGGTGCAGTTTTCCAGCCTGACCAAGCGCGAGAAGGAAGTCCTGCGACTGATCGCCAAGGGCCAGAGCAACAAGATGATCGCGCGCAAGCTCGGCATCACCGAAGGCACCGTGAAAGTCCACGTGAAGAACCTGCTGCACAAGCTGGGCCTGCGTTCGCGGGTCGAGGCGGCCGTCTGGGTGCTGGAGAACGAAGCGAAGGGCTGACCGATGCCGGCGGCAGTTTTGTGCGTGATCGCTCAACTCGCGAAATCGCTGCCGCCCCCTTGACGATCATCAATGCCATCACTGCCAAGCGCTCTATCTTTTCGTCCCCAACCGACCTGACCGAGTGGTCAGCATCGCGCCCATCCGGACGTAAGGAGCGCTCCATGTTCAAGATTCTGCTGCCCACTTCCCTGCTGCTCGGCCTGTTGGCCGCCAGCCTTCCCTGCCAAGCCGCCATCAGCGACGCCGAGGCGGTCAACCGCGCCGGCATGCAGCGCATGCTTGGCCAGCGCATCGCCAAGAGTTATCTGATGATCGGCACCGACACCCGCGTCGATCTTGCCGCCAGCCAGCTCGACAGCAGCATCGCCAGTGTCGAGGAGAACGCCCAGCTGCTCGACGAATACGCCGCCAACGAGGCCATCCGCAAGGCGCTCGAAGACGCCACGCAGACCTGGCATCAGTATCGCCAGCTGGCCCTGACCCAGCCGGATCGCGAACAGTCCGCCGAGCTGCTGCGCCTGGCCGAACGCTTCCTCGGTCAGAGCGAAGCGCTGGTGCAGGAGATCGAACGCCACAGCGGCAGTCAGGCGGCGCGCCTGGTCAACCGCAGCGGGCGCCAGCGCATGCTCAGCCAGCGCATTGCCATGCTCTACCTGGCGATGACCTGGAAACTGCCGGAGCAGCGCCTGCGTGGTGACTTCGACGCGGCAGTGGTGGAGTTCGAACGCGGCCTGGACGAGCTGAACAAGGCGCCGCAGAACACCGAGCAGATCAACCGCCAACTCGATCAGATCGGCGCGCAATGGCGTTTCGCCCGGGCGGGTTTCAGCCTCGCCGACGACTCGCGTTTCGTCCCGACGGTGATCGTCACCACCAGCGATTCGCTGCTGCGCAAGATCGAACAGCTGACGCTGGATTACGAGCGCCTGGCCGGCAGCAGCCGCTGATCGACTACCTCCCCTGCCCAGAAAGAGGTATGGCCTGCTCGCAATACGCGACCTAGCATGCCTTCAATCGAAAGGAAGGGAGATGGCCATGCTGACCGGCTCTGCAGTGCTCAATACGTTGCGCCGTCATCATCTGTTCAGTGGGCTGGCCGAAACGGCCTTGCAGGACATAGCCACGCATACCACCGTCAAGCGTCTACCAGTCGGTTGCACGCTGTTCCATCAGGGCGATGCCGCCGAGCACTTTCATGTGCTGATCAACGGCCAGGTCAAGCTGCACCGGGTCACCTGCGATGGTCAGGAGAAGGTCATCGAGGTGGTCCGACCGGGCGAGGCCTTTGCCGAGACGCTGCTCTTCAACAAGCTGCCCGAGCATCCGCTGAGCGCCACCACGCTCAAGGAGAGCCTGGTGCTCAACGTGCAGAACGCCCACTACCTGCGCTTGCTCGAGACCCAGCCACAGCTATGCATGCAGCTGCTCAGCAGCCTCAGCGACCGACTCAACCAACGTCTGCACCAGATCGACAACCTGACCTCATCCAACGTCTGCCAGCGCGTGGTGCGCTATCTGTTCCAGGAGCTGCAGGCAGCGCGCAGCGGTGTGATCGACCTCGACCTACCCAAGCGCCTGATCGCCTCGCAACTGGGTATCCAACCGGAAACGCTGTCGCGCATCCTGCATCGTCTGACCGACGCAGGGTTGATCGCCGTGCAGCGGCGGCGCATCGAAATCCTCGACCAACATAGCCTCTCGGCCTACCTCGAAGCGGCGGCCTGATCAGCCCTGGGCGCCGGGATCACCGCGGCGGAACGGCTGTGGGGCGACTTCAACCGGTGCCGGCTCGACCGGCGGCGGACCATCGCCAAGCTTGAAAGGTTTCGGCGGCTCGCTGGCCAGCCTCCGCGTGGCCGGTTCGAGGCGCTCCGGCTCAGGCTCCGGACGCTCGCGGATAAGCTGCCAGGCAGCTGCGGCAAGGGCGACGGCCAGCACACGATAGAACAGCGATGCCAGGTCGAAACCGACCAGCTCGCCGCCATCCAGCCACAGCGACACCAGGCGACCGAGCACCAGCGCGGTCATGGTGATCATCAGCATCATCAAGGCCGGGCGCGCTCGCTCGGGGGCACGCGCGGCCCAGATCAGGAACAGCGCCAACCCCAGTTGCAGGCCCCCGTAGTAGACCCGCATGTGGCTGACCGAGGCGCCCTCCATCAGCAGCATGCCGTTCAGATTGGCCATCTCGTAGGGGCGGAACCAGTAGGCCAGGCTCAGACTGGCCATCACCAGCGCCTGCGCGAGCAGAACGAAACGGGCAAAACGCATCGAAAACTCTCCTGATGTGCGACTCGCTATTCCGATTGGCATGGGACTGTCAGGCGGCCGTTTGTTCTGCGCCCGGTACTTAGGGCGACACTCCCGCGCGACGTCGGTGGTGACGATTACCCGCCCGCGGCACCTTGGGTATGGGCGCAACCCGGCGTATTCTGGGCCTCTCGCTCGTAGGAGGTTCCCATGCGCCGTCTTCT
This DNA window, taken from Pseudomonas sp. FeN3W, encodes the following:
- a CDS encoding histidine kinase, giving the protein MSHRQSDDPTMSPTESEQLSTRHSIVFNTLVAFVVIIGFSLISMLASLYLADALEGDAEAINQAGSLRMQAYRLAFTAEQGPQAVLEERIVTLERTLLSASLRSALHRHGATELPALHAGVLRHWQQRMRPLLDTQPPRLEEYRQEAPEFVSELNVFVRTLQEASEGKLGVIRALQAGTLFVIVLIAFVLIYGLHNNLATPLRSLTKMARDIGKGDFSGQVQIPGDTELSLLARTLNQMSQELASLYAEMEQKVDDKTAALTRSNATLQLLFNSARMLYSQPDDPSQMMGSLLNKVQQILGTGSITLCLNRSAAAGSHTAMTSRSLQPPEYCQLPQCGSCPVNQSGRLPSGEELMTFELRSGHDDLGSLRVAYPAGDTLASWQTLLLTTLADLFAASLSLAQLGQKQARLALMEERAVIARELHDSLAQALSAQKLQLARLKRLMQKESSQAQLDDSVQQIDQGLNAAYRQLRELLTTFRIKVNEPGLRPAVQATIEEFGANSGLQILSDYRLDHCPLTPNEEVHCLQIIREALSNVVKHAEADRCWLSLTQDGNGTIRVRIEDDGIGIRPEEQRAGHYGLIILHERASSLNGSISIGLRPGGGTLVHLRFPPAYRHIPLTQEPVTHERRDNHTNPAGRRPSHDASGPA
- a CDS encoding type IV pili methyl-accepting chemotaxis transducer N-terminal domain-containing protein → MFKILLPTSLLLGLLAASLPCQAAISDAEAVNRAGMQRMLGQRIAKSYLMIGTDTRVDLAASQLDSSIASVEENAQLLDEYAANEAIRKALEDATQTWHQYRQLALTQPDREQSAELLRLAERFLGQSEALVQEIERHSGSQAARLVNRSGRQRMLSQRIAMLYLAMTWKLPEQRLRGDFDAAVVEFERGLDELNKAPQNTEQINRQLDQIGAQWRFARAGFSLADDSRFVPTVIVTTSDSLLRKIEQLTLDYERLAGSSR
- a CDS encoding DUF4345 domain-containing protein — protein: MRFARFVLLAQALVMASLSLAYWFRPYEMANLNGMLLMEGASVSHMRVYYGGLQLGLALFLIWAARAPERARPALMMLMITMTALVLGRLVSLWLDGGELVGFDLASLFYRVLAVALAAAAWQLIRERPEPEPERLEPATRRLASEPPKPFKLGDGPPPVEPAPVEVAPQPFRRGDPGAQG
- a CDS encoding NarK/NasA family nitrate transporter, with the translated sequence MSNIEKWDVEDQIFWDTTGKRVANRNLWISIPSLLMGFAIWLMWGIVTVQMLNLGFPFAPAELFTLTAIAGLTGATLRIPASFMIRIAGGRNTIFLTTALLMIPAAGAGFALQSQDTPLWVFQLLAFLSGIGGGNFACSMSNISTFFPKNQQGLALGLNAGLGNFGVTTMQILIPLVMTAGVFGAAAGAPMELIKDSGTLIGKIAAGTDTWIQNAGWVWLLFLVPLAFAGWFGMNNLLVISPTPGYPLNAFGKILGLYAVAFAAAAVGLYLYLPAPTGLGVLNMWGVMLLTIGATLGMLRLLPGSISPNIKRQFAIFRDKHTWSMSILYILTFGSFIGFSMALPLSITVIFGFINEVGADGVVTRVANPNAPSALTYAWIGPFIGALIRPLGGWISDKVGGSIVTQVISVVMVIASVAAGYVMHQAYGSAQPEEYFFLFLVLFLVLFAASGIGNGSTFRTIGVIYDREKAGPVLGWTSAVAAYGSFVAPIVIGEQVKAGTPEVAMYGFAVFYALCLILNWWFYLRPNAYVKNP
- a CDS encoding MFS transporter, with amino-acid sequence MRVSTLFEWKRPEIRALHLTWIAFYICFFVWFGMAPLASSMLKSVNWLTPEDLKLFAIANVALTIPARILVGMALDHWGPRRVFSVLLVVMAAPALFFAFGDSRTQLLVSRLILSSIGASFVVGIHMTAMWFKPKDIGFAEGFYAGWGNFGSAAAAMSLPAIAIHAFGGPEGWRWAIASSAIIMAVYGVYYWFALTDGPAGTVHRKPHKASALEVSTWADMIKLIIWTIPMVGVLGILVWRIEGLGYLGATGALICYAVIALVVIFQVVQILRVNVPILKKGVPEDDKYPFNTVAALNSTYFANFGAELAVVSMLPMFFEQTWGLTPTTAGIIAASFAFVNLVARPMGGLVSDRFGNRRFVMLAYMLGIAIGFLLMGLMNSKWPLIVAVAITVLCSVFVQGAEGATFGIIPSIKRRVTGQISGMAGAYGNVGAVCYLTLFTFVTPSQFFMVIAAGAFVSFGLCLLWLKEPEGAFSDEYYVSSVDRELEARQKLAS
- a CDS encoding universal stress protein, translated to MNIMIAYDNSRNARKALDATLEMFGLLKPLIMLIGVVEETRDTSDSAVELYERERREFQAFLQEAAAKVSAFGLDVDVMLAEGDARKMILKAAEHKKPDLLVIARHSNEPDGGFISRSLNLLVDELDYMTFGSVSAFLARRAPCPVLIQACP
- the narL gene encoding two-component system response regulator NarL, with the translated sequence MMRRGLRDLLELEDDLEMVGEAGNGEDAIRLAQAVEPDLILMDLNMPGIDGLETTRRMRDADIDARIIMFTVSDEQSHVLEALRNGADGYLLKDMDAEQLIEQIRIAATGRMALSPELTQVLAEAIRVRPKPTGQVQFSSLTKREKEVLRLIAKGQSNKMIARKLGITEGTVKVHVKNLLHKLGLRSRVEAAVWVLENEAKG
- a CDS encoding Crp/Fnr family transcriptional regulator, with the protein product MAMLTGSAVLNTLRRHHLFSGLAETALQDIATHTTVKRLPVGCTLFHQGDAAEHFHVLINGQVKLHRVTCDGQEKVIEVVRPGEAFAETLLFNKLPEHPLSATTLKESLVLNVQNAHYLRLLETQPQLCMQLLSSLSDRLNQRLHQIDNLTSSNVCQRVVRYLFQELQAARSGVIDLDLPKRLIASQLGIQPETLSRILHRLTDAGLIAVQRRRIEILDQHSLSAYLEAAA